Proteins from a single region of Mumia flava:
- a CDS encoding immune inhibitor A domain-containing protein, translating to MRRLITAVTSVGLLAGGGALSVAAATTTTAQPAPVVGAADRAPSDHELPNPLEERRRELREDAIASVLSGEATTVTKDGTTVARVGRSYSPADAAAMRNGDDRRSARQASAKKQAQYVELEQERADKIFVVLAEFGDERHPDYPDDGWADYDENAVEPQRFDGPLHNEIPEPDRTKDNTTVWQADYDQQHYQDLYFGTGKKTESVKTYYEKQSSGRYTVDGTVSDWVKVPYNEARYGRTDAGAWYLVRDALTSWVEQQQAAGMSDAQIEKTLQSYDQWDRYDFDGDGDFNEPDGYIDHFQIVHAGGDEADGDPIYGSDAIWSHRWYAFVTDAGLTGPPQNPLGGTQIGDTGIWVGDYTVQPENGGLSVFVHEYGHDLGLPDAYDTSGRGDNSNEYWTLMAQSRLNDAGEPLGTRPGDLGAWEKLQLGWLDYEVVAAGQKRTLDLGPQEYNSKDAQGAVVVLPKKTVSFDKGAPASGEKQFFSGSADDLNNTMSTSLDLSGASSASFTAQARWEIEAGYDYAYFQVSTDGGSSWTSLPGTIDGEDYGTDTSGSPAIDGEHPDWGDLVVPLDAYAGQQVDFRVQYRTDGGVSEAGLFLDDIEVTADGATVLSDGAEDGGAAWTLDGFSIVGATVTQDFDNFYVMGHRSYVDYDRYLETGPYNFGWASTKPDWVEHYRYGHGLLISYWDTSVADNNTNVHPGTGRNLPIDAHPRPIINMATGAPWRARVQVYDAPFSKQRADSMTLHTNGKPSYIRAQDPQPVFNDTRKYWYSELPNHGVKLPAVGVKVKVLKEKGTSMRIRIK from the coding sequence GTGAGACGACTGATCACAGCAGTCACGAGCGTCGGGCTCCTGGCCGGAGGCGGAGCGCTCAGCGTCGCCGCCGCGACCACGACCACGGCACAGCCGGCACCGGTCGTCGGTGCGGCGGACCGCGCACCGAGCGACCACGAGCTCCCGAACCCGCTGGAGGAGAGGCGCCGCGAGCTCCGCGAGGACGCGATCGCGTCCGTCCTGTCCGGCGAGGCCACGACCGTCACGAAGGACGGCACGACCGTCGCGCGCGTCGGTCGTTCGTACTCGCCGGCCGACGCCGCCGCGATGCGCAACGGCGACGACCGCCGTTCGGCCCGCCAGGCGAGCGCCAAGAAGCAGGCCCAGTACGTGGAGCTCGAGCAGGAGCGCGCCGACAAGATCTTCGTCGTGCTGGCGGAGTTCGGCGACGAGCGTCACCCGGACTACCCGGACGACGGCTGGGCCGACTACGACGAGAACGCCGTCGAGCCGCAGCGCTTCGACGGCCCGCTGCACAACGAGATCCCTGAGCCGGACCGGACGAAGGACAACACGACCGTCTGGCAGGCGGACTACGACCAGCAGCACTACCAGGACCTGTACTTCGGGACCGGCAAGAAGACCGAGTCGGTCAAGACGTACTACGAGAAGCAGTCCTCCGGGCGCTACACGGTCGACGGCACCGTCTCCGACTGGGTGAAGGTTCCCTACAACGAGGCGCGCTACGGCCGTACGGACGCCGGTGCCTGGTACCTCGTGCGCGACGCGCTGACCTCCTGGGTCGAGCAGCAGCAGGCCGCCGGCATGTCCGACGCGCAGATCGAGAAGACGCTGCAGTCGTACGACCAGTGGGACCGCTACGACTTCGACGGCGACGGCGACTTCAACGAGCCCGACGGCTACATCGACCACTTCCAGATCGTGCACGCGGGCGGCGACGAGGCCGACGGCGACCCGATCTACGGCTCCGACGCGATCTGGTCGCACCGCTGGTACGCCTTCGTCACCGACGCGGGCCTGACCGGCCCGCCGCAGAACCCGCTCGGCGGGACGCAGATCGGCGACACCGGCATCTGGGTCGGCGACTACACCGTGCAGCCGGAGAACGGCGGCCTGTCGGTCTTCGTGCACGAGTACGGCCACGACCTGGGGCTGCCGGACGCGTACGACACCTCCGGCCGCGGCGACAACTCCAACGAGTACTGGACCCTGATGGCGCAGAGCCGGCTGAACGACGCCGGTGAGCCGCTCGGCACCCGACCGGGTGACCTCGGCGCCTGGGAGAAGCTCCAGCTCGGGTGGCTCGACTACGAGGTCGTCGCCGCCGGGCAGAAGCGCACGCTCGACCTCGGGCCCCAGGAGTACAACTCCAAGGACGCGCAGGGCGCCGTCGTCGTGCTGCCGAAGAAGACCGTGTCGTTCGACAAGGGTGCCCCGGCATCGGGGGAGAAGCAGTTCTTCTCCGGCTCCGCGGACGACCTGAACAACACGATGTCGACGTCGCTGGACCTCTCCGGCGCGTCGTCGGCGAGCTTCACGGCTCAGGCACGCTGGGAGATCGAGGCTGGCTACGACTACGCGTACTTCCAGGTCTCGACCGACGGCGGATCGTCGTGGACCTCGCTCCCGGGCACGATCGACGGTGAGGACTACGGCACCGACACCTCGGGCTCGCCGGCGATCGACGGCGAGCACCCCGACTGGGGCGACCTCGTCGTGCCGCTGGACGCGTACGCCGGTCAGCAGGTCGACTTCCGGGTGCAGTACCGCACCGACGGCGGGGTCTCCGAGGCCGGCCTGTTCCTCGACGACATCGAGGTGACCGCCGACGGCGCCACCGTGCTGTCCGACGGCGCCGAGGACGGCGGGGCCGCGTGGACGTTGGACGGGTTCTCGATCGTCGGTGCGACGGTCACGCAGGACTTCGACAACTTCTACGTGATGGGGCACCGGTCGTACGTCGACTACGACCGCTACCTCGAGACCGGCCCGTACAACTTCGGGTGGGCCAGCACGAAGCCGGACTGGGTCGAGCACTACCGCTACGGCCACGGCCTGCTGATCTCCTACTGGGACACGTCGGTGGCGGACAACAACACCAACGTGCACCCCGGCACCGGTCGCAACCTGCCGATCGACGCGCACCCGCGCCCGATCATCAACATGGCGACCGGCGCTCCGTGGCGAGCCCGCGTCCAGGTGTACGACGCCCCGTTCTCCAAGCAGCGCGCGGACTCGATGACGCTGCACACGAACGGCAAGCCGAGCTACATCCGGGCGCAGGACCCGCAGCCGGTCTTCAACGACACGAGGAAGTACTGGTACTCCGAGCTGCCGAACCACGGGGTCAAGCTCCCCGCGGTCGGCGTCAAGGTGAAGGTGCTGAAGGAGAAGGGCACCAGCATGCGCATCCGGATCAAGTGA
- a CDS encoding bifunctional metallophosphatase/5'-nucleotidase, which translates to MSHRLRRAAAAAAVAGGMVAATAVAAPAMASHGPKKPHKQPKPDFTLTILHNNDGESALLPSEVDGVEYGGIARFVNEVRKERLKAGIWSYNWGESLRRGVVTLNSGDNFLAGLTREASNEAGVDYDALAVQQVGYDALGIGNHEFDFGPETFASFAEAVQSGKGLPMVSANLDFSTEPSTADLDQLVPSTVIKERGEKIGVVGLTTNLLRSISSPGNIGIGQDLTGIAQTEVDKLTRKGVDKIILVSHLQGLTSEIELAGTLTDVDVIIGGGGDEILADDGDVLVPGDEEEIFGSYPQIATDADGTDVPVVTTPGNYRYVGALQVTFDKSGDVIDIDDGDSGLEVVDESTPPSRRAVRTIEEPVAAARAALEAQVIASSEVVLDNSRAVKRVREANLGNLIADAHLASASEAAADLGLSTPQVFFMNGGGIRGEDLDIPAGPLSVADTFSIQPFGNYLSVAEDVPFAEIRAIVENGVDAGVGAQDGGFIQVSDGTEVLINLDGTVESLVLADGTVVVDGGVTQTGTATIAQLNFSITGGDGQPDLTAVPGVTVTQTPVGDQVSLRSYLESIGTVTAADYPRSGEGRILFNNPGGPGQDPALG; encoded by the coding sequence ATGTCCCACCGACTCAGGAGGGCCGCGGCGGCCGCAGCGGTGGCCGGCGGCATGGTGGCAGCCACCGCCGTCGCCGCGCCGGCGATGGCGTCGCACGGACCGAAGAAGCCGCACAAGCAGCCGAAGCCCGACTTCACGCTGACGATCCTGCACAACAACGACGGCGAGTCGGCACTCCTGCCGAGCGAGGTCGACGGGGTCGAGTACGGCGGCATCGCCCGCTTCGTCAACGAGGTCCGCAAGGAGCGCCTGAAGGCCGGGATCTGGTCCTACAACTGGGGCGAGTCGCTGCGCCGCGGCGTCGTGACGCTCAACTCCGGTGACAACTTCCTCGCCGGGCTGACCCGCGAGGCCTCGAACGAGGCCGGGGTCGACTACGACGCTCTGGCCGTCCAGCAGGTCGGGTACGACGCGCTGGGGATCGGGAACCACGAGTTCGACTTCGGCCCGGAGACGTTCGCCTCGTTCGCGGAGGCGGTCCAGTCCGGCAAGGGTCTTCCGATGGTCTCCGCCAACCTCGACTTCTCGACCGAGCCGTCCACGGCCGACCTCGACCAGCTCGTGCCGAGCACGGTCATCAAGGAGCGCGGCGAGAAGATCGGCGTCGTCGGTCTCACCACGAACCTCCTCCGCTCGATCTCCTCGCCCGGCAACATCGGGATCGGTCAGGATCTGACCGGGATCGCGCAGACCGAGGTGGACAAGCTCACCCGCAAGGGCGTCGACAAGATCATCCTCGTCTCGCACCTGCAGGGACTGACGAGCGAGATCGAGCTCGCCGGCACCCTGACCGACGTCGACGTGATCATCGGCGGCGGCGGCGACGAGATCCTCGCCGACGACGGCGACGTCCTCGTCCCGGGTGACGAGGAGGAGATCTTCGGTTCGTACCCGCAGATCGCCACCGATGCCGACGGCACCGACGTCCCCGTCGTCACGACGCCGGGTAACTACCGCTACGTCGGCGCGCTTCAGGTCACGTTCGACAAGTCCGGCGACGTGATCGACATCGACGACGGCGACTCGGGCCTCGAGGTGGTCGACGAGAGCACCCCGCCGAGCCGTCGTGCGGTCCGCACGATCGAGGAGCCCGTCGCGGCGGCGCGCGCGGCCCTGGAAGCCCAGGTCATCGCGAGCAGCGAGGTCGTGCTGGACAACTCGCGTGCCGTCAAGCGCGTCCGCGAGGCGAACCTCGGCAACCTGATCGCCGACGCCCACCTCGCCAGCGCGTCCGAGGCCGCTGCCGACCTCGGGCTGTCCACCCCGCAGGTGTTCTTCATGAACGGCGGCGGCATCCGCGGCGAGGACCTGGACATCCCGGCCGGACCGCTCAGCGTCGCCGACACCTTCTCGATCCAGCCGTTCGGCAACTACCTGAGCGTCGCCGAGGACGTCCCGTTCGCCGAGATCCGCGCGATCGTCGAGAACGGCGTCGACGCCGGCGTCGGCGCTCAGGACGGTGGCTTCATCCAGGTCTCGGACGGCACCGAGGTGCTGATCAACCTGGACGGGACGGTCGAGAGCCTGGTCCTCGCCGACGGCACGGTCGTCGTCGACGGCGGGGTGACGCAGACGGGTACGGCGACGATCGCCCAGCTCAACTTCTCGATCACGGGCGGTGACGGTCAGCCCGACCTGACCGCGGTCCCCGGGGTCACGGTCACCCAGACCCCGGTCGGCGACCAGGTCTCGCTGCGCAGCTACCTGGAGTCGATCGGCACCGTGACCGCGGCCGACTACCCGCGGTCCGGGGAGGGGCGCATCCTCTTCAACAACCCGGGCGGCCCCGGTCAGGATCCCGCACTCGGGTGA
- a CDS encoding TetR/AcrR family transcriptional regulator codes for MPARSDGATTRDRILDAFETLLVDGGSRVATLDAVAAQAEVSKGGLLYHFPSKDAMVEAMLARLQERGRTDVEKMRSAPEGPVAFYLNTSVDTGSDFDRGLIAAARVAQESDARARETLAELRNGWFEVLAEHYGDNALARTVQLIGDGLYFDDTTGLAHERSLEHVRDVLSRIEAI; via the coding sequence ATGCCCGCCCGCTCCGACGGCGCCACCACCCGCGACCGCATCCTGGACGCGTTCGAGACCCTGCTGGTCGACGGCGGGAGTCGCGTCGCCACGCTCGACGCCGTCGCCGCCCAGGCCGAGGTCTCCAAGGGCGGACTGCTCTACCACTTCCCGAGCAAGGACGCGATGGTCGAGGCCATGCTCGCGCGGCTGCAGGAGCGCGGCCGCACCGACGTCGAGAAGATGCGCTCCGCACCCGAAGGGCCGGTCGCGTTCTACCTCAACACCTCGGTCGACACCGGCTCGGACTTCGACCGCGGCCTGATCGCCGCCGCCCGGGTCGCGCAGGAGTCGGACGCGCGTGCACGCGAGACGCTGGCCGAGCTGCGCAACGGGTGGTTCGAGGTGCTGGCCGAGCACTACGGCGACAACGCGCTCGCCCGCACCGTCCAGCTGATCGGCGACGGGCTCTACTTCGACGACACCACCGGCCTGGCCCACGAGCGCTCGCTGGAGCACGTCCGCGACGTCCTCTCACGGATCGAAGCGATCTGA
- a CDS encoding MFS transporter has translation MSTDAITPTTYERPTRAGARQWAALFVLMLPVLLVSMDNTVLSFALPAISGALHPSGTQLLWVVDIYALMLAGLLVAMGSLGDRIGRRRLLIIGSVGFGLTSLAAAYAPSVEMLIAARAMLGVFGATLMPSTLSLLRNIFVDRQQRRLAIATWAAAFSGGAAMGPIVGGWLLEHFTWGAVFWINVPVVAVLVPLALWLLPESRNPAPGPLDPLSIVLSMAAMLPLVYGIKVIAEHGITGTAAWSFGIAVASGIAFVRRQRRRPIPLVDVSLFGNRVFSGALTANLLSLMGLTGFLLFSSQFLQLVVGLSPMEASVVLLPGLAATILAGFGAVRLVRFFSTRSVVAVSFGLSAAGYAIAAFVGDVPTALSIGIAFAVLGIGIGFAETLTNDVVVTSVPAERAGAASALSETAYEIGAVLGTAVLGGVLTAAYRGGVTVPALVGTPEQRTAAHETLGGAVDLASGLPEGLADAVRTSAQLAFDHAVQLTSALAIVVALGAAVVSWVTLRDADR, from the coding sequence ATGAGCACCGACGCGATCACGCCCACCACGTACGAGCGCCCGACCCGAGCCGGTGCTCGCCAGTGGGCCGCGCTCTTCGTCCTGATGCTCCCCGTGCTCCTGGTGAGCATGGACAACACCGTCCTCAGCTTCGCGCTGCCGGCCATCAGCGGTGCGCTGCACCCCAGCGGGACGCAGCTGCTGTGGGTCGTCGACATCTACGCGCTGATGCTCGCCGGCCTCCTGGTGGCGATGGGGTCGCTGGGCGACCGGATCGGCCGGCGCCGGCTCCTGATCATCGGATCGGTCGGCTTCGGTCTCACGTCGCTCGCCGCGGCGTACGCCCCGAGCGTCGAGATGCTGATCGCGGCGCGCGCGATGCTCGGCGTGTTCGGCGCGACGCTGATGCCGTCCACGCTCTCGCTGCTGCGCAACATCTTCGTCGACCGCCAGCAGCGCCGGCTCGCGATCGCGACCTGGGCCGCGGCGTTCTCCGGCGGGGCCGCGATGGGGCCGATCGTCGGCGGGTGGTTGCTCGAGCACTTCACCTGGGGCGCGGTGTTCTGGATCAACGTCCCGGTGGTCGCGGTCCTCGTGCCGCTCGCACTGTGGCTCCTCCCGGAGTCCCGCAACCCAGCACCCGGCCCGCTGGACCCGCTCAGCATCGTGCTGTCGATGGCGGCGATGCTCCCGCTGGTCTACGGGATCAAGGTGATCGCCGAGCACGGCATCACCGGGACGGCCGCGTGGTCGTTCGGGATCGCGGTCGCCTCGGGCATCGCCTTCGTGCGGCGCCAGCGTCGCCGCCCGATCCCGCTCGTCGACGTGAGCCTGTTCGGCAACCGCGTGTTCTCCGGCGCGCTGACAGCGAACCTGCTGAGCCTGATGGGGCTGACCGGGTTCCTGCTCTTCTCGTCGCAGTTCCTCCAGCTGGTGGTGGGACTGTCGCCGATGGAGGCCTCCGTGGTGCTGCTGCCGGGCCTGGCAGCGACGATCCTGGCCGGTTTCGGAGCAGTGCGCCTGGTCCGGTTCTTCAGCACGCGCAGCGTGGTGGCGGTGAGCTTCGGCCTGTCGGCCGCGGGCTACGCGATCGCCGCGTTCGTCGGCGACGTGCCGACCGCGCTCTCGATCGGCATCGCCTTCGCCGTCCTGGGGATCGGGATCGGGTTCGCCGAGACGCTGACGAACGACGTCGTGGTCACGAGCGTGCCCGCCGAGCGTGCCGGAGCGGCGTCCGCGCTGTCGGAGACCGCCTACGAGATCGGCGCGGTGCTCGGCACCGCGGTCCTGGGAGGCGTGCTCACCGCGGCGTACCGAGGTGGTGTCACGGTGCCCGCGCTCGTCGGGACGCCGGAGCAGCGCACCGCCGCGCACGAGACGCTCGGTGGCGCCGTCGACCTCGCGAGCGGTCTTCCCGAGGGGCTGGCCGACGCGGTGCGGACCTCGGCGCAGCTCGCCTTCGACCACGCCGTGCAGCTCACCTCGGCTCTGGCCATCGTCGTCGCGCTCGGGGCCGCCGTGGTGTCGTGGGTGACGCTGCGCGACGCCGACCGCTGA
- a CDS encoding ExeM/NucH family extracellular endonuclease, which yields MSHRPRRRTLALTTVAAALVGGVLGTSSPAAAEPADHLVINEVYVNGGSAGAAYTNKFVELYNPTAASIELDGLSVQYRSASSSNPPTSVVALTGDLPAGTHYLVGGGSNGANGSALPTPDVASNGFNVANGGGTVVLADTTSALDPLATGSVVDDDRVIDLVGWGSSQTYEGSAAPAPSATSDVRSLNRTGYADTDVNAADFTLSATGDITPVACGEACAGVVEPPETVTIAQIQGTGSASPLAGDTVITSGVVIATYPTGGLNGFYLQTAGSGGADDATEGASDGIFVFGGGAAAAVAPGDHVTVTGEVSEYFGLTQLTPGSASDVVVETEPAEAVKPTVIDGPVDAAGREALEGMLIDPEGSFTVTNNYATNTFGEIGLATGDEPLYVPTEVAAPGSDAQAVAAQNASRLFTLDDASSANWTAGGSDTPHPWLTGVDTIRVGAGAAFSDNVVLDYRFSLWRFQPLTPVTADGAKPVAFSGAARPASPPEVGGDITLGTFNVLNYFTTTGEEYEAATGLDCEFYPDREGNPTTVDECDGDAGPRGAWDDANLARQEAKIVAAINELDADVVSLEEIENSVKFGHDRDDALATLVDALNADAGAGTWAYVPSPDASGLPPLANQDVIRTAFIYQPASVEPVGGSTVLVGSPAYTNAREPLAQAFRPVSGTSSDEFVAIVNHFKSKGSGVDDGTGQGLANPDRVAQAEALVTFADEVAADAGTDKVFLTGDFNAYSQEDPIQVLLDAGYSDLQEDAGAEETYQFGGEIGSLDHVLASPAAAGDVTGIGVWSINAMEPIAYEYSRYNYNVTDFYSPGPYRSSDHDPALVGIDVADRTASDIRAVATPGVGRWISPLVIAKVTPKDATGTVDVLADGEVVGSAPVRRGATLIALDGSALPKGKSEVVVRYSGDDTYAPSETTVTVRVLGH from the coding sequence GTGTCCCATCGACCCAGGCGACGAACCCTCGCCCTCACCACCGTGGCCGCCGCGCTCGTCGGCGGCGTGCTGGGGACCAGCTCTCCGGCCGCGGCCGAGCCGGCCGACCATCTCGTCATCAACGAGGTCTACGTCAACGGCGGCAGCGCCGGCGCCGCGTACACCAACAAGTTCGTCGAGCTCTACAACCCGACCGCCGCCTCGATCGAGCTGGACGGGCTCTCGGTGCAGTACCGGTCCGCCTCGAGCTCGAACCCGCCGACCTCGGTGGTCGCCCTGACCGGTGACCTCCCGGCCGGCACCCACTACCTGGTCGGGGGAGGCAGCAACGGCGCCAACGGGTCCGCCCTGCCGACACCGGACGTCGCGTCGAACGGCTTCAACGTCGCGAACGGCGGCGGCACCGTCGTCCTGGCCGACACCACGTCTGCGCTCGACCCGCTGGCGACCGGCTCGGTGGTCGACGACGACCGGGTCATCGACCTGGTCGGCTGGGGCAGCTCCCAGACGTACGAGGGGTCGGCAGCTCCGGCGCCGAGCGCCACGTCCGACGTCCGCAGCCTGAACCGCACCGGCTACGCCGACACCGACGTGAACGCCGCCGACTTCACCCTCTCGGCGACCGGCGACATCACGCCCGTCGCCTGCGGCGAGGCGTGCGCCGGGGTCGTCGAGCCGCCTGAGACCGTCACGATCGCCCAGATCCAGGGCACCGGCTCCGCGAGTCCGCTGGCCGGCGACACGGTGATCACGAGCGGCGTCGTCATCGCCACGTACCCGACCGGCGGGCTCAACGGGTTCTACCTCCAGACGGCCGGCTCCGGCGGCGCCGACGACGCGACGGAGGGGGCGAGCGACGGCATCTTCGTCTTCGGCGGCGGCGCTGCCGCCGCCGTGGCGCCCGGCGACCACGTGACGGTGACCGGAGAGGTCTCGGAGTACTTCGGGCTGACCCAGCTGACACCGGGGTCGGCCAGCGACGTGGTGGTGGAGACGGAGCCGGCCGAGGCGGTGAAGCCCACCGTGATCGACGGTCCCGTCGACGCTGCGGGCCGCGAGGCCCTCGAGGGCATGCTGATCGATCCCGAGGGCTCGTTCACGGTCACGAACAACTACGCCACGAACACCTTCGGTGAGATCGGGCTCGCGACGGGCGACGAGCCGCTGTACGTCCCCACCGAGGTCGCCGCCCCGGGTTCGGACGCCCAGGCCGTCGCGGCACAGAACGCCTCCCGCCTCTTCACGCTCGACGACGCGTCGTCGGCGAACTGGACGGCGGGCGGCTCGGACACGCCGCACCCGTGGCTGACCGGGGTCGACACGATCCGCGTCGGCGCCGGTGCTGCGTTCAGCGACAACGTGGTGCTCGACTACCGCTTCTCGCTCTGGCGCTTCCAGCCGCTGACCCCGGTCACCGCGGACGGCGCGAAGCCGGTGGCCTTCAGCGGCGCGGCGCGGCCCGCGTCGCCGCCGGAGGTCGGCGGCGACATCACGTTGGGCACGTTCAACGTCCTCAACTACTTCACCACCACCGGTGAGGAGTACGAGGCGGCGACCGGGCTCGACTGCGAGTTCTATCCCGACCGGGAGGGCAACCCGACCACCGTCGACGAGTGCGACGGCGACGCGGGTCCGCGCGGAGCGTGGGACGACGCCAACCTGGCCCGTCAGGAGGCCAAGATCGTCGCCGCGATCAACGAGCTCGATGCCGACGTCGTGTCGCTGGAGGAGATCGAGAACTCGGTCAAGTTCGGCCACGACCGCGACGACGCCCTGGCGACCCTGGTCGACGCGCTGAACGCCGACGCCGGCGCCGGCACCTGGGCGTACGTCCCGTCGCCCGACGCGTCCGGTCTCCCGCCGCTGGCGAACCAGGACGTGATCCGCACGGCGTTCATCTACCAGCCCGCCTCGGTCGAGCCGGTCGGCGGCTCCACGGTCCTGGTCGGGTCGCCCGCCTACACCAACGCGCGCGAGCCGCTCGCCCAGGCGTTCCGCCCGGTCTCCGGGACCTCCTCGGACGAGTTCGTCGCCATCGTGAACCACTTCAAGTCGAAGGGTTCCGGGGTCGACGACGGCACGGGCCAGGGTCTCGCGAACCCGGACCGGGTCGCGCAGGCCGAGGCGCTCGTGACGTTCGCCGACGAGGTCGCCGCCGACGCAGGCACCGACAAGGTGTTCCTCACCGGCGACTTCAACGCCTACTCGCAGGAGGACCCGATCCAGGTCCTCCTCGATGCGGGCTACTCGGATCTCCAGGAGGACGCGGGAGCGGAGGAGACCTACCAGTTCGGTGGCGAGATCGGGTCGCTCGACCACGTGCTCGCCTCGCCCGCCGCAGCAGGCGACGTCACGGGGATCGGCGTGTGGTCGATCAACGCGATGGAGCCGATCGCCTACGAGTACAGCCGGTACAACTACAACGTGACCGACTTCTACTCGCCGGGCCCGTACCGCTCCAGCGACCACGACCCGGCGCTCGTCGGGATCGACGTGGCCGACCGTACGGCCAGCGACATCCGTGCGGTCGCGACGCCGGGGGTGGGGCGCTGGATCAGCCCGCTGGTGATCGCGAAGGTCACGCCGAAGGACGCGACCGGCACCGTCGACGTGCTGGCCGACGGCGAGGTCGTCGGCTCCGCGCCGGTCCGGCGAGGAGCGACGCTGATCGCACTCGACGGCAGCGCGCTGCCGAAGGGGAAGTCGGAGGTCGTGGTCCGCTACAGCGGTGACGACACCTACGCCCCGTCGGAGACGACGGTGACGGTGCGGGTCCTCGGCCACTGA
- a CDS encoding IMPACT family protein produces the protein MIDAYLVPGSVGESVVEDRGSRFVGRVRRVETEDEARAVIAAARAQHPDARHHCTAFVLGPEGALRRSNDDGEPGGTAGAPMLDVLDKRGVRDVVAVVTRWFGGTLLGAGGLVRAYGEATSRALDDAGVLRRERQVLVRVRVGHADAGRLEHELRSGGVAVRGVTYGADASFEVAVAPGRVDALDAQVAALTAGTAALEVGDEVWAP, from the coding sequence ATGATCGACGCCTACCTGGTGCCCGGATCCGTGGGCGAGTCCGTCGTCGAGGACCGCGGCTCCCGCTTCGTCGGACGGGTGCGTCGGGTCGAGACCGAGGACGAGGCGCGCGCGGTGATCGCCGCCGCGCGAGCGCAGCACCCGGACGCGCGCCACCACTGCACGGCGTTCGTGCTGGGGCCGGAGGGGGCTCTGCGGCGCTCCAACGACGACGGTGAGCCCGGCGGGACCGCGGGCGCCCCTATGCTCGACGTGCTGGACAAGCGGGGCGTACGGGACGTCGTGGCGGTCGTGACGCGGTGGTTCGGCGGGACGCTGCTCGGCGCCGGCGGTCTCGTCCGGGCGTACGGCGAGGCGACGTCACGCGCGCTCGACGACGCCGGCGTGCTGCGTCGGGAGCGGCAGGTCCTGGTGCGGGTCAGGGTCGGTCACGCCGATGCGGGCCGCCTCGAGCACGAGCTGCGCTCGGGCGGCGTCGCGGTACGCGGGGTCACCTACGGTGCCGACGCGTCGTTCGAGGTCGCGGTCGCGCCCGGTCGTGTCGACGCGCTCGACGCGCAGGTGGCAGCGCTGACCGCCGGAACAGCCGCGCTCGAGGTCGGCGACGAGGTCTGGGCGCCTTAG
- a CDS encoding gamma carbonic anhydrase family protein: MTETPLLRTVHGTSPTIDPDSFVAPTAVLCGDVHLGPQASVWYNAVLRADNERITIGAGSNVQDGCVFHVDTGKPVHVGERVSVGHRAVLHGCTVEDDALIGMGAVVLNGAHIGAGSMVAAGAVVLQDTVVPPGSLVAGIPGKVRRELTDAERDGLTTNAANYLALTQAHRAATDV, from the coding sequence ATGACCGAGACCCCGCTGCTGCGTACCGTCCACGGAACCTCCCCGACGATCGATCCCGACTCCTTCGTCGCGCCGACCGCCGTGCTCTGCGGAGACGTTCACCTCGGTCCGCAGGCGTCGGTCTGGTACAACGCGGTGCTGCGCGCCGACAACGAGCGGATCACGATCGGCGCGGGGAGCAACGTCCAGGACGGGTGCGTCTTCCACGTCGACACGGGCAAGCCGGTCCACGTCGGCGAGCGGGTCTCCGTCGGCCACCGCGCTGTCCTGCACGGCTGCACGGTGGAGGACGACGCCCTGATCGGGATGGGCGCGGTGGTGCTGAACGGCGCACACATCGGTGCCGGCTCGATGGTCGCCGCGGGCGCCGTCGTGCTGCAGGACACGGTCGTCCCTCCCGGCTCGCTGGTGGCGGGGATCCCTGGCAAGGTCCGGCGCGAGCTCACCGACGCCGAGCGTGACGGCCTCACCACGAACGCCGCGAACTACCTCGCGCTGACGCAGGCCCACCGCGCCGCCACCGACGTCTGA